A region of the Actinomycetota bacterium genome:
CATGTGGATCGTCGCCGACCAGCTCCGGAAGGGCGCGGCGCTCAATGCGGTGCAGATAGCCGAGGCGCTGCTTCCGGCGGTAGGATAGGCTCGTTAAGGAAGCATCCCGGGCGAGGGGGGCTGGTCGCGTTGGCGGAGGCCGAGATCCTGGTCGTCGAGGACGACTCGACGATCGCACGCTTCGTCGAACTCGAGCTCAAGCACGCCGGCTTCGGCGTGCGGCACACCGCTGACGGCAAGGACGCGGTCGCCCTGTTCGACGAGAAGCGTCCGGACCTCGTGGTGCTCGACCTCATGCTGCCGGGCATGGACGGACTCGACGTCGCCCGGCACATGCGCGCCGCGGCGCCGGAAGTGCCGATCCTCATGCTCACCGCCCGTTCGGAGACCCACGACGTGGTGGCCGGGTTCGAGGCGGGCGCGGACGACTACATGCGCAAGCCGTTCGAGATCCCCGAACTGCTGT
Encoded here:
- a CDS encoding response regulator transcription factor; this translates as MDRRRPAPEGRGAQCGADSRGAASGGRIGSLRKHPGRGGLVALAEAEILVVEDDSTIARFVELELKHAGFGVRHTADGKDAVALFDEKRPDLVVLDLMLPGMDGLDVARHMRAAAPEVPILMLTARSETHDVVAGFEAGADDYMRKPFEIPELLSRVRALLKRTEKDREKTVFSASGVTIDSVKRRATVGEAPIELTAKEFDLLLYLVSNAGRVISRDEILQAVWGGQHSTDSNVIEVFVCHLRGKIDDRDNSIIQTIRGVGYFFAGG